The Pseudomonas sp. FP2309 genome has a window encoding:
- a CDS encoding AmpG family muropeptide MFS transporter encodes MPRKTWRAALAAYASPSTLVLLLLGFAAGLPYMLVFSTLSVWLREAGVARETIGYASLIGLAYAFKWVWSPLLDQWRLPLLGKLGRRRSWLVLSQSLVILGLIGMGFCDPQKHLSWLIAIAVIVAFASATQDIAVDAYRLEIADDSRQAALAASYMSGYRIAALLATAGALFFAEGFGSTGFNYKHAAWTGTYVLFGVLMIPALLTTLFMREPNVPLRTQLQAGRYSFVHQLASVFVLIVLLVSVPAMFTQLFNTDFASVLFQGVSLWDLLMEDRAFLRAILYITLTALCLSAMGRRGLAPVLTPVNDFILRYRWQALLLLGLIATYRMSDTVMGVMANVFYIDQGFTKDQIAGVSKIFGLIMTLLGAGMGGLLIVRFGILPILFIGGITSAGTNLLFVMLADMGPDLQMLIFTISLDNFSSGLATSAFVAYLSSLTNLKFSATQYALLSSIMLLLPRLIGGYSGVMVEKFGYHNFFLITCMLGVPTLLLIALHWYQENRRLRLSPPTEEQ; translated from the coding sequence ATGCCCCGTAAAACCTGGCGCGCCGCGCTCGCTGCCTATGCCAGCCCCTCGACGTTAGTGCTGTTGTTGCTCGGCTTCGCCGCCGGCTTGCCTTACATGTTGGTGTTCTCGACGCTTTCGGTGTGGTTGCGCGAGGCCGGTGTGGCTCGCGAGACCATCGGCTATGCGAGCCTGATCGGCCTGGCGTATGCCTTCAAATGGGTCTGGTCGCCACTGCTCGACCAATGGCGCCTGCCGCTGCTCGGCAAACTCGGACGGCGTCGTTCGTGGCTGGTCCTGTCCCAGTCGCTGGTGATCCTCGGATTGATCGGCATGGGCTTCTGCGACCCGCAAAAACACTTGTCCTGGTTGATTGCTATCGCGGTGATCGTGGCCTTCGCGTCCGCCACCCAAGACATCGCTGTCGATGCTTATCGCCTGGAAATCGCCGACGACAGCCGCCAGGCCGCACTGGCCGCCAGCTATATGTCGGGCTACCGCATTGCTGCCCTGCTGGCCACGGCCGGCGCACTGTTTTTTGCCGAAGGCTTCGGCTCCACCGGCTTCAACTATAAGCACGCGGCGTGGACCGGCACCTATGTGCTGTTTGGCGTGCTGATGATCCCTGCGCTGCTGACCACCCTGTTCATGCGCGAACCGAATGTGCCCTTGCGCACCCAGTTGCAGGCCGGGCGCTACAGTTTCGTGCATCAACTGGCGTCGGTATTTGTGCTCATCGTGCTGCTGGTGTCCGTGCCGGCCATGTTTACCCAGCTGTTCAACACCGACTTCGCCAGCGTGCTGTTCCAGGGCGTCAGCCTGTGGGACCTGCTGATGGAAGACCGCGCCTTCCTGCGCGCCATCCTCTATATCACGCTCACCGCCCTGTGCCTCTCGGCCATGGGGCGCCGCGGCCTTGCACCAGTGCTGACGCCGGTCAACGACTTTATCCTGCGCTACCGCTGGCAAGCGTTGCTGCTGCTGGGGCTGATCGCCACCTATCGCATGTCCGACACGGTGATGGGCGTGATGGCCAACGTGTTCTATATCGACCAGGGCTTTACCAAGGACCAGATTGCCGGGGTCAGCAAGATCTTCGGCCTGATCATGACCCTGCTCGGCGCCGGCATGGGTGGCCTGCTGATCGTGCGCTTCGGCATCCTGCCGATCCTGTTTATCGGCGGTATCACGTCGGCCGGCACCAACCTGCTGTTCGTGATGCTTGCCGACATGGGCCCGGACCTGCAGATGCTGATCTTCACCATCTCTTTGGATAACTTCAGCTCGGGCCTGGCCACGTCGGCGTTTGTGGCCTACCTGTCGAGCCTGACCAACCTTAAGTTCTCCGCGACCCAATACGCCCTGCTCAGCTCGATCATGCTGCTGTTGCCACGTCTGATCGGCGGGTATTCAGGGGTCATGGTGGAGAAGTTCGGCTATCACAACTTCTTCCTGATCACCTGCATGTTGGGCGTGCCGACGCTGCTGCTGATTGCGCTGCATTGGTATCAGGAGAATCGGCGACTTCGCTTGAGTCCTCCGACTGAAGAGCAATAG
- the groL gene encoding chaperonin GroEL (60 kDa chaperone family; promotes refolding of misfolded polypeptides especially under stressful conditions; forms two stacked rings of heptamers to form a barrel-shaped 14mer; ends can be capped by GroES; misfolded proteins enter the barrel where they are refolded when GroES binds), which yields MAAKEVKFGDSARKKMLTGVNILADAVKATLGPKGRNVIIEKSFGAPTITKDGVSVAKEIELEDRFENMGAQLVKDVASRANDDAGDGTTTATVLAQSIVNEGLKAVAAGMNPMDLKRGIDKATIAVVAELKNLSKPCADTKAIAQVGTISANSDNSIGDIIAEAMEKVGKEGVITVEEGTGLENELSVVEGMQFDRGYLSPYFVNKPETMVAELESPLILLVDKKISNIREMLPVLEAVAKAGRPLLIVSEDVEGEALATLVVNNMRGIVKVAAVKAPGFGDRRKAMLQDIAVLTGGTVISEEIGLSLESATLENLGSAKRVTISKENTIIVDGAGAESDIQSRINQIRAQVAETSSDYDREKLQERLAKLSGGVAVIKVGAGSEVEMKEKKARVEDALHATRAAVEEGVVPGGGVALIRALEALVDLKGDNADQNVGIAVLRRAVESPLRQIASNSGDEPSVVVNEVKNGKGNYGYNAATSEYGDMVEMGILDPTKVTRSALQAAASIAGLLLTTEVAIADKPKAEGSAGGGMPDMGGMGGMGGMM from the coding sequence ATGGCTGCTAAAGAAGTTAAATTCGGCGATTCCGCCCGTAAGAAAATGCTCACCGGTGTCAACATCCTGGCTGACGCAGTAAAAGCGACCCTGGGCCCTAAAGGCCGTAACGTGATCATCGAGAAGAGCTTCGGCGCTCCGACCATCACCAAGGACGGCGTTTCCGTCGCTAAAGAAATCGAACTGGAAGACCGTTTCGAAAACATGGGCGCGCAGCTGGTCAAAGACGTTGCCTCCCGTGCCAATGATGACGCAGGCGACGGCACCACCACCGCCACCGTTCTGGCTCAGTCGATCGTCAACGAAGGCCTGAAAGCCGTCGCTGCCGGCATGAACCCGATGGACCTCAAGCGCGGTATCGACAAGGCGACCATCGCCGTCGTAGCTGAGCTGAAAAACCTGTCCAAGCCATGCGCCGACACCAAGGCCATCGCTCAGGTAGGCACCATCTCCGCCAACTCCGACAACTCCATCGGCGACATTATTGCCGAAGCCATGGAAAAAGTCGGTAAAGAAGGCGTGATCACCGTTGAAGAAGGCACTGGCCTGGAAAACGAACTGTCGGTTGTAGAAGGCATGCAGTTCGACCGTGGCTACCTGTCCCCGTACTTCGTCAACAAGCCGGAAACCATGGTTGCCGAGCTGGAAAGCCCGCTGATCCTGCTGGTCGACAAAAAGATCTCCAACATCCGCGAAATGCTGCCAGTACTGGAAGCCGTCGCTAAAGCGGGCCGTCCGCTGCTGATCGTTTCCGAAGACGTTGAAGGCGAAGCCCTGGCGACCCTGGTTGTGAACAACATGCGTGGCATCGTTAAAGTCGCAGCCGTCAAGGCTCCAGGCTTCGGCGACCGTCGCAAAGCCATGCTGCAGGACATCGCCGTATTGACCGGCGGTACCGTTATCTCCGAAGAGATCGGCCTGAGCCTGGAAAGCGCCACCCTGGAAAACCTGGGTAGTGCCAAGCGCGTGACCATCTCCAAAGAAAACACCATCATCGTTGACGGTGCTGGCGCGGAGAGCGACATCCAATCGCGCATCAACCAGATCCGCGCCCAGGTTGCCGAGACTTCTTCGGACTACGACCGTGAAAAACTGCAAGAGCGTCTGGCCAAGCTGTCCGGCGGCGTTGCAGTGATCAAGGTTGGCGCTGGTTCCGAAGTTGAAATGAAAGAGAAGAAAGCCCGCGTTGAAGACGCCCTGCACGCAACCCGCGCAGCCGTCGAAGAAGGCGTGGTACCTGGCGGTGGCGTTGCGCTGATCCGTGCTCTGGAAGCCTTGGTTGACCTCAAGGGCGACAACGCTGACCAGAACGTCGGTATCGCTGTGCTGCGTCGCGCCGTTGAGTCTCCACTGCGTCAGATCGCTTCCAACAGCGGCGACGAGCCAAGCGTTGTGGTCAACGAAGTGAAGAACGGTAAAGGTAACTACGGTTACAACGCCGCCACCAGCGAATACGGCGACATGGTTGAAATGGGTATCCTGGACCCAACCAAGGTCACCCGTTCGGCGCTGCAAGCAGCCGCTTCGATTGCTGGTCTGTTGCTGACCACCGAAGTTGCGATTGCTGACAAGCCAAAAGCTGAAGGCTCGGCTGGCGGCGGTATGCCAGACATGGGCGGCATGGGTGGCATGGGCGGCATGATGTAA
- a CDS encoding proline--tRNA ligase — protein sequence MRTSQYLLATQKETPSDAVVISHQLMLRAGMIRKLASGLYTWLPMGLKVMRKVEAIVREEMNAAGSLEVLMPSTQPAELWQESGRWEEYGPELLRFKDRHGRDFCAGPTHEEVITDLMRNELSSYKQLPLNLYQIQTKFRDEIRPRFGLMRGREFIMKDAYSFHADQASLQVTYNRMHQAYCNVFTRLGLKFRPVEADNGSIGGAGSHEFHVLAESGEDDIVFSNGSDYAANIEKAEAIPRETSRSAPAEELRLVDTPETKTIAALVEKFNLPIEKTIKTLIVRAEEEGKLIALVVRGDHELNEIKAAQQPGVASPLVMATDADLRDAIGAGAGSLGPLNLPLPIIIDRSVELMSDFAIGANIDDKHYFGVNWERDLPVPTVADLRNVVAGDPSPDGKGTLEIKRGIEVGHIFQLGNKYSKAMKCEVLGENGKPITLDMGCYGIGVSRVVAAAIEQNNDEKGIIWSDALAPFQVALVPLRYETEQVREATDKLYAELTAAGFEVLLDDRDKKTSPGIKFADMELIGIPHRIVVSDRGLADGNLEYKSRTEAEAQPLPVADVLSFLQARIRR from the coding sequence ATGCGTACCAGTCAATATTTGCTCGCCACACAGAAAGAAACGCCTTCCGACGCAGTCGTGATCAGCCATCAGTTGATGCTGCGCGCCGGTATGATCCGCAAACTGGCCTCGGGCCTGTACACCTGGCTGCCCATGGGCTTGAAGGTGATGCGCAAGGTCGAAGCCATCGTTCGTGAAGAAATGAACGCCGCAGGCTCTCTCGAAGTGTTGATGCCGAGCACTCAACCGGCTGAGTTGTGGCAGGAATCCGGGCGCTGGGAAGAGTACGGCCCTGAGTTGCTGCGCTTCAAGGACCGTCATGGCCGCGACTTCTGCGCGGGCCCGACCCATGAAGAAGTGATCACCGACCTGATGCGCAACGAGCTGAGCAGCTACAAACAGCTGCCGCTGAACCTGTATCAGATCCAGACCAAATTCCGTGATGAAATCCGCCCACGCTTCGGCTTGATGCGTGGCCGTGAGTTCATCATGAAGGACGCCTACTCGTTCCACGCCGACCAGGCATCGCTGCAGGTCACCTACAACCGCATGCACCAGGCCTACTGCAACGTGTTCACGCGCCTGGGCCTGAAGTTCCGCCCGGTTGAAGCGGACAACGGCTCCATCGGCGGCGCCGGCTCCCACGAGTTCCACGTGCTGGCCGAGTCCGGCGAAGACGATATCGTGTTCAGCAACGGTTCCGACTACGCCGCGAACATCGAGAAAGCCGAAGCCATACCGCGTGAAACCTCGCGCTCTGCCCCGGCCGAAGAGCTGCGCCTGGTAGACACCCCTGAGACCAAGACCATCGCGGCCCTGGTGGAAAAATTCAATCTGCCGATTGAAAAGACCATCAAGACCCTGATCGTGCGCGCCGAGGAAGAAGGCAAGCTGATCGCCCTGGTGGTGCGTGGCGACCACGAACTCAACGAAATCAAAGCCGCCCAGCAACCTGGCGTGGCCAGCCCGCTGGTCATGGCCACCGATGCCGACCTGCGCGACGCGATTGGCGCCGGCGCCGGTTCCCTGGGCCCGCTGAACCTGCCGTTGCCGATCATCATCGACCGCTCGGTCGAGCTGATGAGCGACTTTGCCATTGGTGCGAACATCGACGACAAGCACTACTTCGGCGTGAACTGGGAGCGCGACCTGCCGGTGCCGACCGTGGCCGACCTGCGTAACGTGGTCGCCGGTGACCCAAGCCCGGATGGCAAGGGCACCCTGGAAATCAAGCGCGGCATTGAAGTCGGGCATATCTTCCAACTGGGTAACAAGTACAGCAAGGCGATGAAGTGCGAAGTGCTGGGCGAGAACGGCAAGCCGATCACCCTGGACATGGGCTGCTACGGTATTGGTGTCTCCCGCGTGGTTGCCGCTGCCATCGAGCAGAACAACGACGAGAAAGGCATCATCTGGAGTGACGCCCTGGCGCCGTTCCAGGTAGCCCTGGTACCGCTGCGCTACGAAACCGAGCAAGTACGCGAAGCCACCGACAAACTGTATGCCGAACTCACGGCCGCCGGTTTTGAAGTGCTGCTTGATGACCGCGACAAGAAAACCAGCCCGGGCATCAAGTTCGCCGACATGGAACTGATTGGCATCCCCCACCGCATCGTGGTCAGTGACCGCGGCCTGGCCGATGGCAATCTGGAATACAAAAGCCGGACCGAAGCCGAAGCCCAACCGTTGCCGGTGGCTGACGTGCTGTCTTTCCTTCAGGCGCGTATTCGTCGCTGA
- a CDS encoding HugZ family protein encodes MSAQVAKNARELLLKEYRGALSTLSKAMPGFPFGSVVPYCLDEQGRPLILISRIAQHTHNLQKDPKCSLLVGEREADDVQAVGRLTYLGEAEKLQEADAIEAAAERYYRYFPESANYHKAHDFDFWVLKPVRHRYIGGFGAIHWVDQLTLANPFFGNAERSMVEHMNSDHAKAIAHYVALAGLSASEPAQLVGIDSEGMHLRIGQSLHWLPFAEPCNTPTQVREALVSLAHADAWPKKAVADA; translated from the coding sequence TTGAGCGCACAGGTTGCCAAGAACGCCCGAGAGCTGTTGCTCAAGGAATACCGTGGAGCTCTCTCCACACTGTCCAAGGCCATGCCCGGCTTTCCCTTCGGTTCGGTGGTGCCGTATTGCCTGGATGAGCAGGGCCGCCCGCTGATCCTGATCAGCCGCATTGCCCAGCACACCCACAACCTGCAGAAAGACCCCAAGTGCTCCCTGTTGGTGGGCGAACGCGAGGCCGATGATGTGCAGGCCGTAGGGCGCCTGACCTACCTGGGCGAAGCCGAGAAGCTGCAAGAGGCCGACGCCATCGAGGCGGCCGCCGAGCGTTATTACCGCTACTTTCCCGAGTCCGCCAACTACCACAAGGCCCACGATTTCGATTTCTGGGTACTCAAGCCGGTACGCCACCGGTATATCGGCGGTTTCGGCGCGATTCACTGGGTTGACCAATTGACCCTGGCCAACCCGTTCTTCGGCAACGCTGAGCGCAGCATGGTCGAACACATGAACAGCGATCACGCCAAGGCCATCGCCCATTACGTCGCGCTGGCGGGCTTGTCTGCCAGCGAGCCCGCGCAATTGGTCGGCATCGACAGCGAAGGCATGCACCTGCGCATTGGCCAATCGCTGCACTGGTTGCCCTTCGCCGAGCCTTGCAACACACCGACACAAGTGCGCGAAGCCTTGGTTTCATTGGCCCACGCCGACGCTTGGCCGAAAAAAGCGGTGGCTGACGCTTGA
- the dinB gene encoding DNA polymerase IV codes for MTQRKIIHVDCDCFYAAIEMRDDPSLAQKPLAVGGSADRRGVIATCNYEARAYGVRSAMSSRHALKLCPDLTIVKPRMDAYKEASKEIQTIFRDYTDLIEPLSLDEAYLDVSECSHFGGSATRIAQDIRRRVSNQLHITVSAGVAPNKFLAKIASDWKKPNGLFVITPDQVEDFVSQLRVSKLHGVGKVTADKLARLGIEDCLQLREWNKLALVREFGSFGERLWSLARGIDDRVVQNDSRRQSISVENTYDVDLPDLSSCLAKLPELMETLAGRMARIDSSYRAGKPFVKVKFHDFTQTTLEQAGAGRDLESYQQLLTQAFNRGGKPVRLLGIGVRLLDLSSGNEQLEFSW; via the coding sequence ATGACGCAGCGCAAAATCATCCACGTCGACTGTGATTGCTTCTACGCCGCCATCGAGATGCGTGACGACCCGAGCCTCGCGCAAAAACCGCTGGCGGTGGGCGGCTCGGCAGATCGGCGGGGCGTGATCGCTACGTGCAACTACGAGGCGCGGGCCTATGGGGTGCGCTCGGCGATGTCATCGCGTCATGCCTTGAAGCTCTGCCCGGACCTGACCATCGTCAAGCCGCGTATGGATGCCTATAAAGAAGCGTCGAAGGAAATCCAGACGATCTTTCGCGACTACACCGACTTGATCGAGCCGTTGTCGCTGGATGAGGCCTACCTCGACGTCTCCGAATGCTCGCATTTTGGCGGCAGTGCGACGCGGATCGCTCAGGATATTCGCCGCAGGGTCTCCAACCAATTGCACATCACCGTCTCCGCCGGCGTGGCGCCGAACAAATTCCTGGCCAAGATCGCCAGTGATTGGAAAAAACCCAACGGTCTGTTCGTGATTACCCCGGATCAGGTCGAAGACTTTGTCTCCCAGCTGCGCGTGAGCAAATTGCACGGCGTGGGCAAGGTCACCGCCGATAAGCTGGCGCGCCTGGGGATCGAGGACTGCCTGCAACTGCGCGAGTGGAACAAGCTGGCGTTGGTGCGTGAATTCGGCAGTTTTGGCGAGCGGCTCTGGAGCCTGGCCCGTGGGATCGATGACCGGGTGGTGCAAAACGACAGTCGTCGGCAGTCGATCAGCGTGGAAAATACCTACGATGTGGACCTGCCGGATCTTTCAAGTTGCCTGGCGAAGCTGCCGGAACTGATGGAGACCCTGGCCGGGCGCATGGCCCGCATCGATAGCAGCTACCGCGCGGGCAAGCCGTTCGTGAAGGTGAAGTTTCATGACTTTACCCAGACCACGCTGGAGCAGGCCGGGGCAGGGCGGGACCTGGAGAGTTATCAACAGCTGCTGACGCAGGCGTTTAACCGGGGCGGAAAACCGGTGCGGTTGTTAGGGATTGGTGTGCGGTTGCTGGACCTGAGCAGCGGTAACGAGCAACTCGAGTTTTCCTGGTAG
- the groES gene encoding co-chaperone GroES: MSKLRPLHDRVVIRRSEEEKKTAGGIVLPGSAAEKANHGVIVAAGPGKTLENGDVRALAVKVGDKVVFGPYSGSNTVKVDGEDLLVMAENEILAVLED, translated from the coding sequence ATGAGCAAGCTTCGTCCTCTGCACGACCGCGTCGTAATCCGTCGCAGCGAAGAAGAAAAGAAAACCGCTGGCGGTATCGTCCTGCCAGGTTCGGCTGCTGAAAAAGCCAACCACGGTGTGATCGTCGCTGCAGGCCCAGGCAAGACTCTGGAAAACGGTGATGTACGTGCGCTGGCCGTTAAAGTCGGTGACAAGGTTGTCTTTGGCCCGTACTCCGGCAGCAACACTGTGAAAGTCGACGGCGAAGACCTGCTGGTAATGGCTGAGAACGAAATTCTCGCCGTTCTGGAAGACTGA
- a CDS encoding FxsA family protein gives MRPFLLLFLLFPVLELFVFVQVSSAIGFFPALLLIILGSMLGVLVLRVAGLATALRARESLNRGELPAQTMLEGLMMALAGGLLILPGFISDVVGLVMLLPFTRKVLANKMRQRAEEAAMRQRAFADDLQPRGGPTPRQPLGREGDVIEGEFEHRDNK, from the coding sequence ATGCGCCCTTTTTTATTGCTCTTTCTGCTGTTCCCGGTGTTGGAGCTGTTCGTATTCGTTCAAGTCAGCAGTGCGATTGGTTTTTTCCCCGCCCTGTTGCTGATCATTCTCGGCTCGATGCTCGGCGTTCTGGTGCTGCGCGTCGCCGGTCTGGCCACGGCGCTGCGTGCCCGTGAAAGCCTGAACCGTGGCGAACTGCCGGCGCAAACCATGCTCGAAGGCCTGATGATGGCCCTGGCCGGTGGTCTGCTGATTCTGCCGGGCTTCATCAGCGACGTAGTCGGGCTGGTGATGCTGCTGCCGTTTACCCGCAAAGTGCTGGCCAACAAGATGCGCCAGCGCGCCGAAGAGGCGGCGATGCGCCAGCGTGCGTTCGCCGACGACCTGCAACCCCGTGGCGGCCCGACTCCGCGCCAGCCGTTGGGGCGAGAAGGCGATGTGATCGAAGGCGAGTTCGAGCACCGCGACAACAAATAA
- a CDS encoding DUF481 domain-containing protein, whose amino-acid sequence MLSRTLLCLAVFSASTPLLADTVWLKNGDRLTGKIKVFDGGKLLIQTDYAGAIPVDWKQVKTLESDQELLVKQDAYVGEKAKSLKAADDGKVVLANGEAPKTVDLASIQQILKPKPVIEDLVWKGNVDMALDYKRAEKDTNDYDVDFKTTARHGQWRHTGQGEYNREFQDEVTTTDNWALEYDLDRFLTEHWFWQGRLTYKRDKVEDLARQRTVGTGPGYQFWDDELGAFSLGSLINRTDYEYAEGGKDNFYSVAMKWNYNRYLVGKTVEFFTNGELGRPIDGPVDYSLDAEMGLRYKVTEWASLNLKAERDVISGDSDSSLSKTRYTAGFGVAW is encoded by the coding sequence ATGTTGTCCAGAACCCTGCTGTGCCTTGCTGTTTTCAGCGCCTCCACGCCTTTGCTCGCAGATACCGTCTGGTTGAAAAACGGTGACCGCCTGACCGGCAAGATCAAGGTCTTCGACGGCGGCAAGCTGCTGATCCAGACCGATTATGCAGGCGCCATCCCCGTGGACTGGAAGCAGGTCAAGACCCTGGAGAGTGACCAGGAGTTGCTGGTCAAGCAGGATGCCTACGTCGGCGAGAAGGCCAAGTCCCTCAAGGCGGCAGATGACGGCAAAGTGGTGCTGGCCAATGGCGAGGCGCCCAAAACCGTTGATTTGGCAAGCATCCAGCAGATCCTCAAGCCCAAGCCGGTGATCGAAGACCTGGTGTGGAAGGGCAACGTCGACATGGCGCTGGACTACAAGCGCGCCGAGAAAGACACCAACGACTACGACGTCGACTTCAAGACTACCGCGCGCCATGGCCAATGGCGCCACACCGGGCAGGGCGAATACAACCGCGAATTCCAGGACGAAGTGACCACCACCGACAACTGGGCCCTGGAATACGACCTGGACCGTTTCCTCACCGAGCACTGGTTCTGGCAGGGCCGTTTGACCTACAAGCGCGACAAAGTTGAAGACCTGGCCCGCCAGCGCACCGTGGGTACCGGCCCGGGCTACCAGTTCTGGGACGATGAACTGGGCGCGTTCTCCCTTGGCTCGCTGATCAACCGCACCGACTATGAATATGCCGAGGGCGGCAAAGACAACTTCTATTCGGTGGCCATGAAGTGGAACTACAACCGTTACCTGGTCGGCAAGACGGTCGAGTTCTTCACCAACGGTGAACTGGGTCGGCCAATCGACGGGCCGGTCGACTACTCCCTCGATGCGGAAATGGGCTTGCGTTACAAAGTCACCGAGTGGGCCTCTCTCAACCTCAAGGCCGAGCGCGACGTCATCAGTGGTGACTCCGACAGCAGCTTGAGCAAGACTCGTTACACCGCAGGCTTCGGTGTGGCCTGGTAA
- a CDS encoding MGMT family protein: MRRTALYLTLAQVPEGCVVSYGELAQLAGLGRAARWVGRTLSQLPEGSTLPWHRVLGAGGRISLPVGSASGDEQRARLRSEGVSILNNRVDIRRHGWRPVEHSG, from the coding sequence ATGCGCCGCACCGCGCTGTACCTGACTTTGGCGCAAGTGCCCGAAGGCTGCGTGGTGAGTTACGGCGAACTGGCCCAACTGGCCGGCCTGGGACGTGCGGCGCGCTGGGTCGGGCGCACGTTGAGCCAACTGCCCGAGGGTTCCACATTGCCTTGGCATCGCGTGCTGGGTGCCGGCGGTCGGATAAGCCTGCCGGTGGGCAGCGCATCGGGCGACGAGCAGCGCGCACGCTTGCGCAGTGAGGGTGTCAGTATCCTGAATAATCGCGTTGATATTCGGCGCCATGGCTGGCGCCCGGTAGAGCACAGCGGTTAG